The following coding sequences are from one Paenibacillus sp. JDR-2 window:
- a CDS encoding discoidin domain-containing protein, whose translation MILKCKQASSLVRILLCAVLCSSAFGSLIKPPAVSADPSSSTGQTLHVAKNGSDSNPGTEAEPFLTINHAAELAQPGDTVLVHAGLYRETVKPARGGTDEAHRITYTNAGDGEVVIKGSEEIDSWTPYSGDVWRVTLPNSYFGSYNPYSTRHPQGGEGNFFPGYTAGDVYLNEQAYYEKPSLNNVLSAADTWYTEVSADTTTIYANFDGADPNGKLAEINVRKQIFAPDAWGLGYITVDGFTVKHAANTYSDFPGVPSRGQAGAISVNGGLKWIIQNNIVINARTIGIDIGLGNDEWAGNRPGNTRTDFHDTDKYGSHIVRNNYIAKCGQSGIAGVFSWNSDILYNRIEDTNYRGEFSGAETAPIKVHYMNEGLIKGNYIKNSKGGNSAGIWTDWGNQNVRITGNIVMNAPWGYYAEAVHGPILVDNNVFIGNSDIRMLDATGVVFANNLFIDNGNINVDGGGRDNYYFEPGTMNETSSVNAVQKFFWYNNLVQGSVLPSDAANKTHVKEGNFTNVVSDAAYTATNTDLSLSFNLNASGINGLTPVTQSRVGLIPEANESIAADVTTDFFGNDVNAGNMMAGPFADAHNGANTYVLWPPQGQTVPTPPAPPVDVPVNLSLKPGVTVTASYEDGSYTAAKAIDGNGSTRWSTDHSNDNNAWISVDLGDVYNVSKVVLSWEAAYAKEYKIQISDDGEHWTDAYHTASGGGGNETVTIRKDTRHIRMQGIQPQTAYGYSLYELEVYGTPAEPEVAVNVALNKAPSAYTASSQSNDGSGETNSQPDKDRSAFRAFDGNPATRWGSNGGDDNWLQVDLGKTHVIDKVVLMWEAAYASEYKIQVSEDGSAWTDVYSRNDASVTGDHTDEIQLDQPAEGRYVRMQGVKAATQWGLSLYEFEVYGKVKPADTAPEWPSAALLAATSVTDSSAAVQWPSAVDNQAVTGYKVYLGTTLVGSLSSGEHAYTLNGLTAGKTYTVKVTAVDAAGNESKGLTGSFTTSGNPATKALSTTYPQNYGDWEDGLLAGNGKQGIIVFGNPRNDTVIFDDKDFFMARTEARPNRTFNTVSEANIQKIRDWLIQGKYQEANQLAADVQGYQNGGEGSKHPGYKMTITMPDTGEITNYVRSTDYSAGVVSVNWSDDRGDWERDSFVSRPDGVTVQYMPAPAGKTLDVKLALSIDPGMNLLNKGVTFQNNSNAEFLNLRAKYANGSYNAGYEGVTRVITDGTKVMEGDAVSVSGATYVLLLSLTQRYDGTYQGGLPAEQEWNKELLQSKLSGITDDYETLLDRQVSEHSQIFDRVSFDLGASPEDRSKSNEQLLAMQKQSATPIPALYERMFYSGRYHLLGSSNETAAPDLLGNWTGDSNVGWDGYYHLDANLNLQISGGNIGNMPEAMAGYFYLNKQWQNDFRTNAEKLLGTRGMLTGGNTPNGEGLISNINFDYPYQYVTGGESWLLYPFWEYYEISGDKDFLENQYYPLIRDMGDFYEDFLVEKDGNGKYIFAGSISPENRPAGGVPLSVNSVYDISGARFALETLIETSKLLGKDQDKIPVWQEKLDNLPPYLVNNDGALAEWAWPDLMNKNNYQHRHSSGLMPVWPYKEVTPEKNKALYDAAKVFLNKKDGGNYENAGHGLLHGALIAANLNDADSVNAKLLRFAKDDYYYTSLATSHYNNHGTFATDVVNSVPTIMMEMLATSEPGTLELLPALPKDLKKGSISGILGKSQFTINNLSWDMNQRKVTVQLTSAIDQDLTLIQRAGIEQISSDDAQIRTSPIGNIARVLPLKANEPVTVQMTIKDAAKINLAQGKTASASSESNGQQTADKAFDGDSSTRWGAGEAADNFIQVDLGGIYSLNEIVLQWEASYAKGYKLQTSMDGVNWSDIYEQANSQGGREQIPVDAVGRYVRMQGMEKSGQWGFSLYEMEVYGQEAPNIALGKPSQASSASNAQQAAAAAFDGDKSTRWSASESAANWIQVDLQNTYNVYRVAIDWEDSYAKGYKLQSSPDGQAWTDVYTETNSNGGTDIIDLNTAARYIRMQGVEKSGQWGYSIYEMKVYGTQQPAQLTAQEVADGITAIASPAQDATALTMPSVPAGFQAAIKSSSHPDVVGLNGVITPPAAETTVSLVLTVTRTSDNSAADTISLTVTVPAKSGDGNTGGNNGGNGGTGGTGGTGGTGGTGGNGGTGTSPTQTYEVKAGELANLPANGKAVVQIPADIRHVVLPSQAASLPAGSRIILRAAQVELELPAELLKQWQQSTTQGNQMVVDLDWLPQESASKQLGSLPDQTQATLAGTFVLGLSKLTAFAHPVIVHLKGDAAINPKLAGIYKLNANSEPVYIGGSYENGQWTFEANDPGSYALIETVWNYNDVPSGYWAKDVIQQLAAKHIINGTGGGSFAPGRAVTRAEFAALLVRALKLEGDGGTVFADVSSDAWYAEAVAIASNAGIVTGKGGGKFDPNAQITREEMVTMLMRAFLDKGTAEGNKDATFHDQQDISSWASEYVEQASELGLIKGRSAGIFDPRGIATRAESAQIIFNLLGAKNIIN comes from the coding sequence ATGATTCTCAAGTGTAAGCAAGCTTCTAGTCTAGTCAGAATTCTGTTATGCGCCGTGTTATGCTCGAGTGCGTTTGGTTCTCTGATTAAACCGCCGGCCGTGTCGGCCGATCCTTCTTCAAGCACGGGGCAAACCCTTCATGTGGCGAAAAATGGAAGCGATTCCAATCCAGGTACGGAGGCGGAGCCGTTCCTGACCATTAATCATGCGGCGGAGTTGGCGCAGCCGGGCGACACCGTACTGGTGCACGCCGGCCTGTATCGCGAGACGGTAAAACCGGCGCGCGGCGGTACGGACGAAGCGCACCGCATCACTTACACGAACGCCGGTGACGGCGAAGTCGTGATTAAAGGCTCCGAGGAGATCGATTCCTGGACGCCTTACAGCGGAGACGTATGGCGCGTTACGCTGCCAAACAGCTATTTCGGCAGCTACAATCCGTACTCGACACGCCATCCGCAAGGGGGGGAAGGGAATTTCTTTCCGGGTTATACGGCTGGCGACGTTTATTTGAATGAGCAGGCTTATTACGAGAAGCCTTCCTTAAACAACGTATTATCGGCGGCCGATACCTGGTATACCGAGGTTTCGGCCGATACCACAACGATTTATGCCAATTTCGACGGCGCCGATCCCAACGGGAAGCTTGCCGAAATCAATGTGCGCAAGCAAATTTTTGCTCCGGATGCATGGGGCCTGGGCTATATTACGGTGGATGGCTTTACGGTCAAGCATGCGGCCAATACGTATTCCGATTTTCCGGGCGTGCCTTCAAGAGGACAAGCCGGGGCGATCAGCGTAAACGGCGGTCTCAAATGGATCATTCAGAATAATATCGTTATCAATGCCCGTACGATCGGGATCGATATCGGCCTCGGCAACGATGAGTGGGCAGGCAACAGACCGGGCAATACGCGGACGGATTTCCACGATACCGACAAGTACGGCTCGCATATCGTCCGCAACAACTATATCGCCAAATGCGGCCAGTCGGGAATCGCCGGCGTATTCTCCTGGAATTCCGACATCCTGTACAACAGGATCGAGGATACGAACTACCGCGGGGAGTTCAGCGGAGCCGAGACGGCGCCAATCAAAGTGCATTACATGAACGAAGGCCTCATCAAAGGCAACTATATCAAAAACTCCAAAGGCGGCAACTCGGCAGGCATTTGGACGGACTGGGGCAACCAGAATGTCCGCATTACCGGAAATATCGTCATGAACGCGCCATGGGGATATTACGCCGAAGCGGTTCACGGGCCGATTCTCGTGGACAACAACGTCTTTATCGGCAACAGCGATATCCGGATGCTGGATGCGACCGGCGTTGTATTCGCGAACAATCTGTTTATCGATAACGGCAATATCAACGTTGACGGCGGAGGCAGGGATAACTATTATTTCGAGCCGGGCACGATGAACGAGACTAGCTCCGTCAATGCCGTCCAAAAGTTCTTCTGGTATAACAATCTGGTGCAGGGCTCCGTTCTGCCGTCGGACGCAGCAAACAAAACGCATGTCAAAGAAGGCAACTTCACCAATGTCGTATCCGATGCTGCCTATACGGCCACCAATACGGACCTCAGCCTGAGCTTTAATCTGAATGCTTCCGGCATCAACGGATTGACCCCGGTGACGCAGTCCAGAGTGGGCCTTATTCCGGAGGCGAACGAAAGCATCGCGGCCGACGTTACGACCGACTTTTTCGGCAATGACGTAAACGCCGGCAATATGATGGCCGGGCCATTCGCCGATGCGCATAACGGCGCGAATACTTATGTCCTGTGGCCGCCTCAAGGGCAGACGGTTCCTACGCCTCCGGCGCCGCCAGTCGACGTGCCGGTTAATCTGTCCCTTAAGCCGGGCGTAACGGTAACCGCTTCTTATGAAGACGGTTCGTATACTGCAGCGAAGGCCATCGACGGAAACGGATCGACCCGCTGGTCTACGGATCACAGCAACGATAATAACGCATGGATCTCGGTCGATCTCGGCGATGTATACAACGTATCGAAGGTAGTGCTGTCGTGGGAAGCGGCCTATGCGAAGGAATATAAAATCCAGATCTCGGATGACGGAGAGCACTGGACGGATGCGTATCATACCGCTTCCGGCGGAGGCGGGAACGAGACGGTCACAATCAGGAAGGATACGCGGCATATCCGCATGCAAGGAATTCAGCCGCAGACCGCGTACGGTTACTCGCTGTACGAGCTCGAGGTTTACGGCACGCCGGCAGAACCGGAGGTTGCCGTTAACGTGGCACTAAACAAGGCACCTTCCGCTTATACGGCTTCTTCCCAGTCCAATGACGGAAGCGGGGAGACCAACAGCCAGCCCGATAAGGACAGATCGGCGTTCCGCGCGTTTGACGGCAACCCGGCGACCCGTTGGGGCTCCAATGGCGGAGACGACAACTGGCTTCAGGTGGACCTGGGCAAGACGCATGTGATCGACAAGGTTGTCCTCATGTGGGAAGCGGCTTATGCTTCCGAATATAAAATTCAGGTATCGGAAGACGGCAGCGCCTGGACGGATGTTTATTCCCGGAACGATGCTTCGGTAACCGGAGATCATACCGACGAGATCCAGCTGGATCAGCCCGCGGAAGGCCGGTATGTCCGGATGCAGGGCGTGAAGGCCGCGACGCAATGGGGTCTCTCGCTGTACGAATTCGAAGTCTACGGCAAAGTAAAGCCTGCCGATACCGCGCCGGAGTGGCCTTCCGCCGCTTTGCTCGCCGCAACGTCCGTAACGGATTCCTCCGCAGCGGTTCAATGGCCGTCCGCCGTCGACAACCAGGCGGTAACCGGCTATAAGGTTTATTTGGGCACAACGCTTGTCGGGAGCTTGTCTTCCGGTGAGCATGCTTATACTTTGAACGGGCTGACCGCAGGGAAAACCTATACGGTGAAGGTGACGGCCGTAGATGCGGCGGGCAATGAGAGCAAGGGACTGACCGGCTCGTTTACAACCTCCGGCAATCCTGCGACGAAGGCTTTGTCCACCACTTATCCTCAGAATTACGGCGACTGGGAGGACGGCTTGCTTGCCGGCAACGGTAAACAGGGCATAATCGTGTTCGGCAATCCACGGAATGACACGGTTATTTTTGACGACAAGGATTTCTTTATGGCCAGAACGGAAGCCCGTCCGAACAGAACCTTCAATACGGTAAGCGAGGCAAATATTCAAAAAATCCGGGATTGGCTTATTCAAGGCAAATACCAGGAAGCGAATCAGCTGGCCGCCGATGTTCAGGGTTATCAGAACGGCGGGGAAGGCAGCAAGCATCCTGGCTACAAGATGACCATTACGATGCCGGACACCGGTGAAATTACGAACTATGTCCGTTCCACGGACTATTCCGCCGGAGTCGTATCGGTCAATTGGTCGGATGACCGGGGCGATTGGGAACGCGACTCCTTCGTATCCAGACCGGACGGCGTTACGGTTCAGTATATGCCCGCACCGGCAGGCAAGACGCTGGACGTGAAGCTTGCGCTTAGCATCGATCCGGGCATGAACCTGCTGAATAAAGGAGTTACGTTCCAGAACAACTCCAATGCGGAATTCCTTAATCTGCGGGCGAAATACGCAAACGGCAGCTATAATGCCGGCTACGAGGGAGTTACGCGCGTCATTACCGACGGCACCAAAGTGATGGAAGGCGATGCGGTGTCGGTATCCGGCGCAACCTATGTGCTGCTGCTGTCCCTCACCCAGCGTTACGACGGCACTTACCAAGGCGGTCTTCCCGCCGAACAGGAATGGAATAAGGAGCTGCTGCAAAGCAAGCTGTCCGGAATAACGGACGATTATGAAACGCTGCTGGATCGTCAAGTGAGCGAGCATAGCCAGATTTTTGACCGCGTGTCCTTTGATCTCGGCGCAAGCCCGGAAGACCGCTCGAAGTCCAATGAACAGCTGCTCGCCATGCAGAAGCAATCCGCGACTCCGATTCCGGCCTTGTACGAGAGAATGTTCTACTCCGGCCGCTACCACCTGCTTGGATCTAGCAACGAGACGGCCGCGCCTGACCTGCTCGGCAACTGGACGGGGGACAGCAACGTCGGCTGGGATGGTTACTATCATTTGGACGCCAACTTGAACCTGCAAATTTCCGGCGGCAATATCGGCAATATGCCGGAGGCGATGGCCGGGTACTTCTACCTGAACAAACAGTGGCAGAATGATTTCCGAACGAATGCCGAGAAGCTGCTTGGCACAAGAGGGATGCTCACCGGCGGCAATACGCCTAACGGCGAAGGGCTGATCTCGAACATCAACTTCGACTATCCGTATCAATACGTAACGGGCGGAGAGTCTTGGCTGTTGTATCCGTTCTGGGAATATTACGAGATTAGCGGCGACAAGGATTTTCTGGAAAATCAATATTATCCGCTTATCCGCGACATGGGGGATTTCTATGAAGATTTCCTTGTGGAAAAAGACGGTAATGGCAAATATATCTTTGCCGGATCCATCTCTCCTGAGAACCGGCCTGCTGGCGGAGTGCCGTTGTCCGTCAACTCCGTTTACGATATCTCCGGCGCGCGCTTCGCACTGGAGACCCTGATCGAGACAAGCAAGCTGCTTGGCAAGGATCAGGACAAAATACCGGTCTGGCAGGAGAAGCTCGACAATCTGCCTCCGTATCTGGTTAACAACGACGGAGCGCTGGCTGAATGGGCATGGCCGGATCTGATGAACAAAAACAACTATCAGCATCGTCACTCCAGCGGCCTGATGCCGGTCTGGCCTTACAAAGAGGTAACGCCGGAAAAAAACAAAGCCTTGTATGACGCGGCTAAAGTTTTCCTGAACAAGAAAGACGGCGGCAATTACGAGAACGCCGGTCACGGCTTATTGCACGGCGCGCTTATCGCGGCCAATCTGAATGATGCGGATTCCGTGAATGCGAAGCTTCTTCGTTTCGCGAAGGATGATTATTATTACACAAGCTTGGCTACATCGCACTATAACAATCACGGAACTTTTGCGACGGATGTCGTGAACTCCGTGCCAACGATCATGATGGAGATGCTGGCAACCTCCGAGCCGGGAACGCTGGAGCTTTTGCCGGCCTTGCCGAAAGATTTGAAGAAAGGCTCGATTTCCGGCATCCTCGGCAAAAGCCAATTTACGATCAACAACTTAAGCTGGGATATGAATCAGCGTAAGGTTACCGTACAGCTGACTTCCGCGATTGACCAGGATCTGACGCTGATTCAGCGCGCGGGCATCGAGCAGATCAGCAGTGATGACGCGCAAATCCGCACGTCGCCGATCGGTAATATTGCGCGCGTCCTTCCGCTGAAGGCCAATGAGCCGGTTACGGTACAAATGACGATTAAAGACGCGGCCAAAATCAATCTGGCGCAAGGCAAAACCGCCAGTGCTTCCTCCGAATCGAACGGCCAGCAAACGGCCGACAAAGCGTTTGACGGAGACTCGTCAACCCGCTGGGGAGCTGGCGAAGCCGCGGACAACTTTATTCAAGTGGATCTTGGAGGCATCTATTCCCTGAACGAAATCGTCCTGCAATGGGAAGCTTCCTATGCCAAAGGCTACAAGCTTCAGACCTCGATGGACGGCGTGAATTGGAGCGATATTTACGAGCAGGCCAACTCGCAGGGAGGCAGGGAGCAGATTCCGGTGGATGCCGTTGGACGTTACGTCCGCATGCAAGGGATGGAAAAGTCCGGCCAGTGGGGCTTCTCCTTGTATGAGATGGAAGTATACGGCCAGGAAGCTCCTAATATTGCGCTTGGCAAACCATCGCAGGCTTCCTCGGCATCAAACGCCCAGCAGGCAGCTGCCGCAGCCTTTGACGGCGATAAGAGCACGCGCTGGAGCGCGAGCGAATCGGCTGCAAACTGGATTCAGGTAGACTTGCAGAACACCTATAACGTATACCGGGTTGCGATCGATTGGGAGGACTCTTATGCCAAAGGGTATAAGCTGCAATCCTCTCCGGACGGTCAGGCCTGGACGGATGTATATACCGAAACGAACAGCAATGGCGGTACGGATATCATTGACCTGAATACCGCTGCCCGGTATATCCGGATGCAAGGGGTGGAAAAATCCGGTCAATGGGGCTATTCCATCTACGAAATGAAGGTGTACGGAACGCAGCAGCCCGCTCAGCTTACCGCGCAGGAAGTGGCGGATGGCATTACGGCCATAGCTTCCCCCGCACAAGACGCGACAGCTTTGACCATGCCGTCCGTACCGGCGGGGTTCCAGGCAGCTATTAAGAGCAGCAGCCATCCGGATGTCGTTGGATTAAACGGCGTTATTACTCCGCCTGCCGCAGAGACGACGGTCAGCTTGGTTCTGACCGTAACGCGTACATCGGATAACTCGGCTGCGGATACGATTAGTCTTACGGTTACCGTGCCTGCCAAGTCCGGTGACGGAAACACGGGCGGCAATAACGGCGGGAATGGCGGTACAGGAGGTACAGGAGGTACAGGAGGTACTGGCGGCACCGGCGGTAATGGAGGTACGGGAACATCTCCGACCCAGACCTATGAGGTAAAGGCAGGAGAATTAGCTAATCTGCCGGCAAACGGTAAGGCCGTGGTACAGATTCCTGCTGATATCAGGCATGTGGTGCTTCCTTCTCAAGCCGCGTCGCTTCCGGCGGGAAGCCGGATTATTCTCCGGGCTGCGCAGGTTGAGCTGGAGCTGCCGGCAGAGCTTCTGAAGCAATGGCAGCAGAGTACAACGCAAGGCAATCAAATGGTAGTGGACTTGGATTGGCTGCCGCAAGAGAGCGCATCTAAGCAGCTGGGAAGCCTTCCGGATCAGACGCAGGCAACATTAGCCGGAACGTTTGTTTTGGGCCTGTCCAAGCTTACGGCGTTCGCTCATCCTGTCATTGTTCATTTGAAAGGCGATGCTGCCATTAATCCGAAGCTGGCCGGTATATACAAGCTGAACGCAAACAGTGAACCGGTATATATCGGAGGCAGCTACGAGAATGGTCAGTGGACATTTGAAGCAAATGATCCTGGCAGCTACGCTCTCATAGAGACCGTATGGAATTATAATGACGTGCCATCCGGTTACTGGGCGAAAGACGTCATTCAACAATTGGCGGCGAAGCATATCATAAACGGAACAGGCGGTGGCTCGTTCGCGCCGGGCCGTGCGGTTACCCGTGCAGAATTCGCGGCATTGCTCGTGCGTGCCCTTAAGCTTGAAGGGGATGGAGGTACGGTGTTCGCGGATGTAAGTTCGGATGCATGGTACGCGGAAGCCGTCGCAATTGCGTCAAATGCGGGCATCGTGACAGGCAAGGGCGGCGGAAAATTTGATCCGAATGCGCAAATCACACGCGAGGAAATGGTCACCATGTTGATGCGCGCCTTTTTGGACAAAGGCACTGCGGAAGGAAATAAGGATGCCACATTCCATGACCAACAGGATATTTCCTCTTGGGCGTCGGAATACGTAGAGCAGGCATCCGAACTTGGATTAATTAAAGGACGTTCGGCAGGTATATTTGATCCGCGGGGGATTGCTACCCGAGCCGAATCCGCACAAATCATATTTAATTTGCTTGGTGCTAAAAATATAATCAATTAA
- a CDS encoding glycosidase produces the protein MKLTRHENNPIVVPGGADWRKAAVFNPGVVQADGKYYMYERAAGSLRPFQTCIGLLESEDGVNFRPVLDEPVFTAEMLGYPGGSVEDARVVRIDGLYYMCYALQPYGFDCWPTGTGLPAYYPEHYPEWADNGVEPMITRSGIAVSVDGIHFKPLSYTTPAEIDDRDNALFPEKIGGRFAILRRPLQYVGEKYGTNSPGMWISYSDNLFDWTEPELVAVAENPEWEGTKIGAAATPIRTDRGWLVLYHGVDARSVYRVGALLLDLEDPKKVIARTREPIMEPETYYEKFGLVLPNVVFPTANLVIDGLLYIYYGCCDTSIALATVPLNELLDAMTDEAN, from the coding sequence ATGAAACTGACAAGACACGAGAATAATCCGATTGTTGTGCCGGGAGGCGCGGATTGGAGGAAAGCCGCCGTATTTAATCCGGGAGTCGTGCAGGCCGACGGAAAATACTACATGTACGAGAGAGCCGCGGGCTCGCTTCGGCCGTTCCAGACCTGTATCGGACTGCTCGAAAGCGAAGACGGCGTTAACTTCAGACCCGTGCTTGACGAGCCGGTGTTCACCGCCGAGATGCTGGGCTACCCCGGCGGAAGCGTGGAGGATGCACGGGTTGTCCGTATCGATGGCCTGTATTACATGTGTTACGCCCTTCAGCCCTATGGCTTTGATTGCTGGCCAACGGGCACCGGCCTTCCGGCTTATTATCCGGAGCATTATCCGGAGTGGGCGGATAACGGGGTAGAGCCGATGATTACGCGCTCTGGCATTGCGGTGTCCGTGGACGGCATCCATTTCAAGCCGCTAAGCTATACGACGCCTGCCGAGATCGATGACAGAGATAACGCCTTGTTCCCGGAAAAGATCGGAGGACGGTTCGCCATTCTCCGCCGGCCGTTGCAATACGTAGGAGAGAAATACGGAACGAATTCGCCGGGAATGTGGATCAGCTATTCGGATAATCTGTTCGACTGGACAGAGCCTGAGCTGGTAGCGGTGGCCGAGAATCCGGAGTGGGAAGGGACCAAGATTGGGGCGGCTGCTACTCCGATCCGGACGGATCGGGGATGGCTCGTGCTGTATCATGGGGTGGATGCCCGGTCGGTCTACCGCGTTGGCGCCTTGCTGCTCGATTTGGAGGATCCGAAGAAGGTTATCGCGCGAACGCGGGAACCGATTATGGAGCCGGAAACGTATTACGAAAAATTTGGCCTTGTTCTGCCAAACGTCGTATTTCCGACAGCGAATTTAGTAATCGATGGGCTTCTCTATATCTACTACGGCTGCTGCGATACTAGCATCGCTTTAGCCACGGTTCCGCTTAATGAGCTTCTTGATGCGATGACGGACGAAGCAAACTAA
- a CDS encoding carbohydrate ABC transporter permease — MSFPLLLRRAGNLLFNAVMIVFSLACVFPIFWIIYSSLKTKDEFMLNSVSLPHQLQFHNYYKAFVEGKMYQYFISSSLNSAVTVIVVVVLSFCTAYALSRFRFKGRNLIYTYFIVGMLIPVYGLIVPLFLQFKQLGMYDKFYTLLLPYIAIRLPLPIFLLESFIRTVPVELDEAAHMDGASTFYTMTRILLPICRPAIATIIILSFLDTWNEFPFSLVLVSHDSFKTLPVGLTNFYGQYTSDYTTLMAAMVLSILPVMAVYLAFYKNIIQGMTAGAVKG; from the coding sequence ATGTCGTTCCCCTTGCTGCTCCGAAGAGCGGGAAATCTCTTATTTAACGCCGTGATGATTGTATTCTCGCTTGCCTGCGTCTTCCCGATCTTCTGGATTATCTATTCGTCGCTTAAGACCAAGGACGAATTCATGCTGAATTCGGTATCGCTGCCGCATCAGCTGCAGTTCCATAACTATTACAAGGCATTTGTAGAAGGCAAAATGTATCAGTATTTCATCAGCAGCTCCTTGAACAGCGCGGTGACGGTTATCGTCGTTGTCGTTCTGTCTTTCTGTACCGCTTATGCCTTGTCCAGATTCCGCTTCAAGGGCAGGAATCTGATCTATACGTATTTTATTGTCGGGATGCTGATTCCGGTATACGGCCTTATCGTACCGTTGTTCCTCCAGTTCAAGCAGCTTGGCATGTATGACAAGTTTTATACCTTGCTTCTGCCTTATATCGCGATCCGGCTGCCGCTGCCGATCTTTCTGCTCGAAAGCTTTATCCGCACGGTACCCGTCGAGCTGGACGAAGCGGCGCATATGGACGGCGCATCAACCTTCTATACGATGACCCGCATTTTGCTGCCGATCTGCAGGCCCGCGATAGCGACCATTATCATCTTGTCTTTCCTCGATACGTGGAATGAGTTTCCGTTCTCGCTGGTGCTGGTCAGCCATGATTCCTTCAAGACGCTGCCGGTTGGATTGACGAATTTCTATGGTCAGTACACGTCGGATTATACGACCTTAATGGCGGCAATGGTCTTGTCCATTCTGCCGGTCATGGCTGTCTATCTGGCATTCTACAAAAATATTATTCAAGGCATGACCGCCGGAGCGGTTAAAGGATGA
- a CDS encoding carbohydrate ABC transporter permease — MKLSRFGLFGLLAPSVAIYTFIMIIPLALSFYYSLTDWTGGPTKNFIGLDNYKLLLKDSLFWHSFKNNLIILALTLVIQMGLAFLLTTFFMSKALRLKEFHRTVIFFPVVLSAVVVGFVWQMIYSHDYGILNAVLRSVGLESSIRAWLDDPKIVLYSVTLPLIWQYLGIPLMIFVSAVHGISKDIYETSELDGCTGFKKAIYITFPLIYDTIKVVMMLSISSNMLVFSHIYVMTGGGPGTSSMVLAQYAYKTSFGSMQLGYGSAVTIGMFIVSFGIILLFKRLAEVKN; from the coding sequence ATGAAATTATCCAGATTCGGACTGTTTGGCCTTCTGGCTCCGAGCGTCGCGATCTACACCTTTATTATGATCATCCCGCTTGCTCTATCCTTCTATTACAGCCTGACGGACTGGACCGGCGGACCAACAAAGAACTTCATTGGCCTGGATAATTACAAACTGCTGTTGAAGGATAGTCTTTTCTGGCATTCGTTCAAGAACAACCTGATTATTCTGGCTCTTACTCTCGTTATCCAGATGGGGCTGGCATTTTTGCTGACGACCTTCTTTATGTCGAAGGCGCTGCGGCTGAAGGAGTTCCACCGGACCGTTATTTTCTTTCCGGTTGTATTGTCCGCGGTTGTTGTCGGTTTCGTCTGGCAGATGATTTACAGCCATGATTACGGCATTCTAAACGCCGTATTGCGGTCGGTAGGTCTGGAATCGTCCATCCGCGCTTGGCTGGATGACCCGAAGATCGTCCTGTATTCCGTTACGCTTCCGCTTATCTGGCAATATCTCGGGATTCCGCTTATGATTTTTGTTTCGGCGGTTCACGGCATATCCAAGGACATATACGAGACAAGCGAGCTGGACGGCTGCACGGGCTTTAAGAAAGCGATCTATATTACCTTTCCGCTAATCTACGATACGATTAAAGTCGTGATGATGCTGAGCATTTCTTCCAACATGCTCGTATTCAGCCATATTTACGTCATGACGGGCGGAGGACCCGGGACCAGCTCGATGGTGCTTGCGCAATACGCCTACAAAACCTCGTTTGGCAGCATGCAGCTCGGCTACGGAAGCGCGGTTACGATCGGCATGTTTATCGTGAGCTTCGGCATTATTCTGCTGTTCAAGCGGCTGGCGGAGGTGAAAAACTAA